The following coding sequences are from one Polyodon spathula isolate WHYD16114869_AA chromosome 7, ASM1765450v1, whole genome shotgun sequence window:
- the foxo4 gene encoding forkhead box protein O4: MEEEQTIPVEIDPDFEPQSRPRSCTWPLPRPDISTVKQEGGDGAESAAGTPPTEEEKQEPLPIISEPETVAVPEGGVQAGVGGATPRKGSSRRNAWGNQSYAELISQAIENSPEKRLTLAQIYDWMVKTVPYFKDKGDSNSSAGWKNSIRHNLSLHNKFLRMHNESTGKSSWWMLNPEGGKTGKSPRRRAASMDNSSKLLKSRIRADKTKKAAAAAAAEGPGGGADSPGGGSQHQFPKWGVSSNSPSSRGSLDDPDIWTSFRPRTSSNASTLSGRLSPIAPGHEDDEGLAEDDLHSTLATYSATIVPPTLTETLLEELELIDGLNLISSQQQQHSNNSPSASSAGTTALPSATTLLPRSASFSSYRQLQQDKQEQAAVAAAAAVSVAQVMQQNKNAGSATAANFGNSLFKPSPSPAGASRVGGRFGGGVGRTERLPSSLEVLLTSDSPPPSDVMMTQVDPLMPSQSAANLLILDGQLSRKGAGQLQQLLGKSQEQGSLLTMSLQQQQQQFRAQLGNSVQQLGLGMLVPGMGQDSAHLAALKAQLAQGPGSSSAGSLLGGMPSSSAGGLPGMGPFGSSGCFLTGQDKLPTDLDIDMFTENLDCDVDYIINSDLMDGEGMDFNFDPILNTNPSYPSPATSQASSHSWVPS; the protein is encoded by the exons atggaGGAAGAGCAGACAATCCCAGTTGAAATCGACCCGGATTTTGAGCCTCAGAGTCGCCCTAGATCATGCACCTGGCCTCTGCCTCGGCCAGACATATCCACTGTCAAACAGGAGGGGGGCGATGGGGCGGAGTCGGCCGCAGGGACCCCTCCCACTGAGGAAGAGAAGCAGGAGCCTCTGCCAATCATTTCGGAGCCTGAAACAGTAGCAGTGCCTGAGGGCGGAGTTCAAGCGGGGGTGGGCGGAGCTACCCCGAGGAAAGGCTCCTCCCGCCGGAATGCCTGGGGGAATCAGTCCTATGCAGAACTAATTAGTCAAGCCATCGAAAACTCCCCTGAAAAAAGACTGACCCTTGCCCAGATATATGACTGGATGGTCAAAACAGTGCCTTACTTCAAGGACAAAGGGGACAGCAACAGCTCCGCAGGATGGAAg AACTCCATCCGCCACAACCTGTCTCTGCACAACAAGTTCCTGCGCATGCACAATGAGTCGACCGGCAAGAGCTCCTGGTGGATGCTGAACCCGGAGGGGGGGAAGACCGGCAAATCCCCCAGGCGTCGCGCAGCCTCCATGGACAACAGCAGCAAGCTCCTGAAGAGCCGAATCCGTGCAGACAAGACTAAGAAGGCAGCCGCCGCTGCCGCAGCAGAGGGGCCTGGCGGGGGCGCGGACAGTCCCGGCGGAGGCTCCCAGCATCAGTTCCCCAAGTGGGGCGTCAGCAGCAACAGTCCCTCGTCCCGCGGCAGTCTGGACGACCCCGATATCTGGACCAGCTTCCGGCCTCGCACCAGCTCCAACGCCAGCACCCTGAGCGGCCGGCTGTCCCCTATCGCCCCCGGGCACGAGGACGACGAAGGCCTGGCCGAGGACGACCTCCACTCCACCCTGGCTACCTACTCGGCTACTATCGTGCCTCCCACCCTCACTGAGACCCTGCTGGAGGAGCTGGAGCTCATCGACGGCCTCAATCTCATATcctctcagcagcagcagcacagcaacaACAGCCCCTCCGCCAGCTCTGCCGGCACCACTGCCCTCCCCTCGGCCACCACCCTGCTCCCGAGGAGCGCCAGCTTCTCCTCCTATCGGCAGCTCCAGCAGGACAAACAGGAGCAAGCTGCAgtagcagcggcagcagcagtgTCGGTGGCACAGGTGATGCAGCAGAACAAAAATGCAGGCAGCGCCACCGCCGCCAACTTTGGCAACTCTCTGTTCAAGCCCTCGCCCAGCCCTGCCGGCGCCAGCAGGGTGGGCGGGCGCTTCGGAGGCGGTGTGGGCAGGACTGAGCGCCTTCCCTCCAGCCTAGAGGTCCTCCTGACCTCCGACTCCCCGCCCCCCAGCGATGTCATGATGACCCAGGTTGACCCCTTGATGCCGAGCCAAAGTGCTGCCAACCTGCTGATCCTGGATGGCCAGCTGAGCCGAAAAGGGGCAGGGCAGCTGCAGCAGCTTTTAGGGAAGAGCCAGGAGCAGGGCTCCCTACTGACTATGtcactccagcagcagcagcaacaattCCGAGCCCAGCTCGGGAATTCTGTCCAGCAGCTAGGATTGGGAATGCTGGTCCCGGGAATGGGCCAGGACTCTGCCCACCTGGCGGCTCTGAAGGCCCAGCTGGCCCAGGGTCCCGGCAGCTCCTCGGCGGGGTCGCTCCTGGGCGGGATGCCCTCCTCGTCTGCTGGGGGGCTCCCTGGAATGGGCCCCTTCGGAAGCTCCGGGTGCTTCCTCACAGGACAGGACAAGCTGCCCACCGACCTGGACATTGACATGTTCACGGAGAACCTGGACTGCGACGTGGATTACATCATCAACAGCGACCTCATGGACGGAGAGGGCATGGACTTCAACTTCGACCCCATCCTGAACACCAATCCAAGCTACCCCAGCCCTGCCACCAGCCAGGCCTCCTCCCACAGCTGGGTTCCCAGTTAG